A stretch of DNA from Desulfovibrio gilichinskyi:
TGTAAGTGTACCATCAGGGTGCATAGTAACTAAAAAGAACCCTGAAGAAATAACTGTAACAATATCGAGACAGAATCCAAACGGTCATTAGTATATGATGTTGTCTGTCTTGGGAGATTTTGGATGAGTAAACGTTTATTCGGAACTGACGGCCTGAGAGGTCAGGTTAATATATTCCCTATGACTCCTGATATAGCTTTGAAACTTGGCCTTGCGTGTGGGCATTTCTTTAGAAACGGCAATCAGCGTCACAAAGTAATTATCGGTAAAGACACAAGGCTTTCAGGGTATGTTTTTGAATCAGCTTTGACGGCAGGGCTTTGTGCGATGGGTATGGATGTTTTTCAGGTAGGGCCGATGCCTACTCCTGCAATATCTTTTCTGACCCGCAATATGCGCGCAGATTTGGGCATCGTTATATCTGCTTCCCACAATCCGTTTATGGATAACGGTATTAAGCTTTTTGATAAACATGGTTTTAAATTACCTGATGAACTCGAAGATCAGATATCTGAAATGGTACTTTCGAGTAGTCCGCAATGGGCTTATCCGCAGTCTGAAAAAGTTGGCAGAGCTTTTAAAATTGATGATGCCAGAGGACGATATATTGTATATTTGAAATACAGTTTTCCGCAGGAGATGACTCTTAAAGGCGTTAAACTTGTTCTAGACTGCGCCAATGGTGCTACATACAGCCTCGGTCAAATGTTTGAAGAACTCGGCGCTGAAGTCGTCACTATTGGTAATAAACCTAACGGTCTTAATATTAATGATAAATGCGGATCACTTTATCCGGAAATAGTCGGGCAAAGAGTTGTAGAAGAAAGTGCCGATATCGGACTTGCTCTTGATGGTGACGGCGATCGGTTGATTGTTGTCGATGAAAAAGGACAGATTCTGGATGGTGATCAGCTGATGGCTATGTGCGCTGCGGATCTGCTTGA
This window harbors:
- the glmM gene encoding phosphoglucosamine mutase, whose product is MSKRLFGTDGLRGQVNIFPMTPDIALKLGLACGHFFRNGNQRHKVIIGKDTRLSGYVFESALTAGLCAMGMDVFQVGPMPTPAISFLTRNMRADLGIVISASHNPFMDNGIKLFDKHGFKLPDELEDQISEMVLSSSPQWAYPQSEKVGRAFKIDDARGRYIVYLKYSFPQEMTLKGVKLVLDCANGATYSLGQMFEELGAEVVTIGNKPNGLNINDKCGSLYPEIVGQRVVEESADIGLALDGDGDRLIVVDEKGQILDGDQLMAMCAADLLERGKLPKNMLVATVMSNMALENFMKEHGGTLLRTPVGDRYVMEAMRREGAMLGGEQSGHLIFREYSTTGDGLLAALQLLRILCEKNRPLSELSRQLKLYPQALINVHVKRKIPFEDVPAVQKALKKVEEDLGDKGRVLLRYSGTEPVARVMVEAEDSSKVELYTAELAEILEKHLR